One Odontesthes bonariensis isolate fOdoBon6 chromosome 17, fOdoBon6.hap1, whole genome shotgun sequence genomic window carries:
- the trip11 gene encoding thyroid receptor-interacting protein 11: MSSWLGGIGSGLGQSLGQVGGSLSSFTGQISNFTKDMLLEGVEEVGDAATELQVSNSKLAEVEAAFAAQKSEYDRLRKLHAELEEKLEASEIQIKQQSAEYRTLLQQKDVEISHLKARQSGLQEEVQNLQHSAQSASVSPAVLPIATTSSTTTSSSASTFLARPSGSHQGFHSDEVDISDVLWSQQEINRLSTEVMRLEAEVAHWRRVSQASTATGAGNGDQGEILKLQRTIKELRDEMSHEVDEHQHELAAVQDAQRQKMADISRRHREELAEYEERIEELEEQIHSGGSQVSSSSDASKLLELQKTMQSLQEAAEQREKQVAELSAVLEEAQRKQASLQLERDDAQEENAGLLQNYSRLQASVAELQTRVQEQQGKALQKAQLEHEIQTLRSNLAAAENEMERLKLLAVAEPKEEVEHADILELNTIIGTLRQEKEVLEQEKLNLQQKLTVAEEQMVSGKGGESEVESLEDLKVELERREKVLRATEEERDTLMSELEELDQQNQEATKHMISVKEQLSGQLNEAEAELKRVTTELNATEGQKRALEQELQTQKEKISQSAFTLNDLHMGKQQLERTAKEMKDKLGHAQEQSREARREVAEMKKTLQEKEEQLCAAKAELDRGGERRTDAQRATEKLAGKEKELLDLRTELDEMKSSYERVLSEEYEMKMEKTRLREESENALGKVDKLNEQLKENQTALNRIVREKDTRIEALKLEKNQLEGELTRAERTLTEQVKQYQQTIEELTRARSMDASALQTEHESAIKLNQEKDLEISKLKRDMEQLVSDHQDTNEMLSITVAGQQQLTDLLQEKDVFVETLKQNAADLQTEMENSISVMDKEAEMLKQALEEKDKHLGAMKEENSHLKEEIDRIRDQQSRPQPMAEPKTLDIITELETEITQLKSSRNCLDEEVQTLRRTIEEQQASLLLSQQSLQAQQNELEQAHGRHQQTTLNYDRLLHTRDEEISHLQQTLDRFSESRSRANSPPVQGEVILQEDKTESLNQENGNEKHDLSKVEIERLVKGIKEKETEISQLNEKNLSLTRQLDQLVVSRDEIDKLSQIVMQKDLEIQTLHARMSMGGGHSQDVLYLQQQLQTYAVEREQMLAVLNEKTRENSQLRSDYHRLMDIMAGKEAALVKLQQENQRLSNMSDPSGSQEMFKETIQNLSRIIREKDIEIDALTQKCQTLVTVLQFSGGESGAGSGGVSSNQFEELLQERDTLKQQVKKMEEWKQQVITTVKNMQHESAQLQEELIKLQSQVSADSDCSSKLSVDYTRLIQSYEQKEKRLGSLSLELAHVQQTITQLSTTKDVLLGKLDSVAQAPEVVAAQTHGPPLTADAPSHHGASVVSNDKLQGELERLRAQLAEKENIIRTLQENNHRLSNSASASESEQKSHAEEAQQVRERLESLQRSMREKDLLIKTKGDQLIQVSETLRNRENDNEVLKQAVTNLKERALILELDVKKLKEENELVAGRSREKESEFRALQETNMQVSLLLREKEFELSAMSEKSATVERMLKDKEQGKSGELNQLLNELKAMQEKAVMFHLERDQMMMALKQKQMETTAVQNELQHMRDKEQRLNLELERLRNHLLEIEDSYTREAIAAGDREAELRRRVALLDEKVATSSNAVENASQQASMQVESLQEQLSRVVKQRDDALAQLRISQEQVNQYAVSLSNLQMVLEQFQQEEKAMYSAELEKYKREKEEWRRKALTLEDQASALQINLDEANTALDSASRLTDQIDLNEEQIEELKNQVDVRQEMLEEAQRKLMHLLNSTEGKIDKVLMRNLFLGYFHTPKAKRADVLRLMGSVLGLSREDVDKMLEEDERHGVSGWMSSWLGGRGAQSVPNTPQRPTSGQSLNSSFSEMFVKFLEMESTPSLPAPTLLVHDIKPLSAPPSGRTRASASAAAGASAPGRRAGESSPFLAPRSAAVPLLAGSGAGGSGGHLLMKPISDALPTFTPVPVSAEASGGAVLKDLLKQ, encoded by the exons ATGTCATCCTGGTTGGGAGGAATCGGCTCTGGCCTCGGCCAGTCTTTGGGTCAGGTCGGCGGGAGCCTGTCATCTTTCACCGGGCAAATATCAAACTTTACCAAAGACATGTTACTGGAAGGGGTGGAAGAAGTCGGGG ACGCTGCCacagaactgcaggtgtccaaTTCCAAGTTGGCCGAAGTCGAAGCTGCATTTGCCGCTCAGAAATCTGAG TATGACAGACTGAGAAAGCTTCACGCGGAGCTCGAGGAGAAACTGGAGGCATCAGAGATCCAGATTAAACAACAGTCAGCAGAATACAGAACTCTTCTGCAACAGAAAGAT GTGGAGATAAGTCACCTGAAAGCTCGGCAGAGTGGactccaagaagaagtccagaaTCTGCAGCACTCGGCCCAGTCTGCCTCCGTCAGCCCTGCAGTGTTGCCCATCGCCACTACCTCTTCGACCACTacctcctcctctgcttccaCCTTCCTGGCACGTCCCTCGGGCTCTCACCAGGGCTTCCACAGTGACGAAGTCGACATTAGTGACGTTCTTTGGTCGCAGCAGGAAATCAACAGGCTGTCCACAGAAGTCATGCGCCTGGAGGCAGAGGTGGCACACTGGAGGAGGGTGTCTCAG GCATCAACAGCGACAGGAGCTGGAAATGGCGACCAGGGGGAGATTCTCAAACTTCAAAGGACTATTAAG GAGCTACGAGATGAGATGAGTCACGAGGTGGACGAACACCAGCATGAGCTAGCCGCTGTGCAAGATGCCCAGCGGCAAAAGATGGCCGACATCTCTCGGCGTCACAGAGAGGAGCTAGCAGAGTACGAGGAGAGGatagaagagctggaggaacagATTCACAGCG GAGGCAGTCAAGTGAGCTCCTCGTCCGATGCCTCCAAACTGCTTGAACTCCAGAAAACCATGCAGTCCTTGCaggaagcagcagagcagcGTGAGAAGCAGGTGGCTGAACTGTCTGCAGTTCTGGAGGAGGCACAGAGGAAACAggcctcgctgcagctggagaGGGACGACGCTCAGGAAGAGAACGCCGGGCTGCTGCAGAACTACTCACGGCTGCAGGCCTCCGTGGCTGAACTGCAGACACGCGTGCAAGAACAGCAGGGGAAGGCTCTGCAAAAAGCCCAGCTCGAGCACGAGATCCAGACATTAAGAAGTAACCTTGCAG CTGCAGAAAATGAAATGGAAAGACTGAAGCTCCTGGCTGTG GCAGAACCGAAGGAAGAAGTCGAGCATGCAGACATCTTAGAACTGAACACCATTATTGGAACATTGAGACAAGAAAAGGAGGTTCTAGAACAAGAAAAG cttaatctgcaacaaaaactgacagtagCAGAAGAGCAAATGGTGAGCGGCAAAGGAGGCGAGTCTGAAGTGGAGTCACTGGAGGATCTGAAGGTTGAGCTGGAGAGGAGAGAAAAGGTGCTGAGAGCCACCGAGGAGGAACGAGACACCCTGATGTCTGAGCTAGAGGAACTAGACCAACAAAACCAGGAAGCAACAAAG CATATGATTTCtgtgaaggagcagctctcTGGACAGTTGAACGAGGCTGAGGCAGAGCTGAAAAGAGTGACTACAGAGCTCAACGCGACAGAGGGTCAGAAAAGGGCCCTGGAGCAAGAGCTTCAgacccaaaaagaaaaaattagcCAGAGTGCTTTCACCCTGAATGATCTGCACATGGGCAAACAACAGTTGGAACGGACGGCAAAGGAGATGAAAGATAAATTAGGACATGCACAGGAGCAGAGCCGAGAGGCACGTAGGGAAGTTGCAGAGATGAAGAAGACGCTGCAGGAGAAGGAAGAGCAGTTATGTGCTGCTAAAGCAGAGCTGGATCGAGGAGGGGAGAGAAGAACTGACGCACAGAGAGCCACAGAGAAGCTGGCAGGGAAGGAGAAGGAGTTGTTGGACCTCAGGACAGAATTGGATGAGATGAAGAGCTCATATGAGAGGGTTTTGTCTGAGGAGTATGAGATGAAGATGGAGAAGACGAGGCTGAGGGAGGAGAGTGAGAATGCTCTGGGTAAAGTAGACAAACTAAACGAGCAGTTGAAAGAAAACCAGACCGCTCTGAACAGGATCGTGAGGGAGAAGGACACTCGTATTGAAGCTTTAAAGCTGGAGAAAAATCAACTTGAAGGTGAATTGACACGGGCTGAGAGGACACTgacagaacaagtgaaacagTACCAGCAGACCATCGAGGAGTTGACTCGAGCCCGGTCCATGGATGCCTCAGCGCTACAGACCGAGCATGAGTCTGCGATCAAACTAAACCAGGAGAAAGACTTGGAGATCTCTAAGCTGAAGAGAGACATGGAGCAGCTGGTGTCTGACCACCAAGACACCAACGAGATGCTTTCAATCACAGTTGCAGGACAGCAGCAGCTGACAGATTTGCTGCAAGAGAAGGATGTGTTTGTGGAGACTTTAAAACAAAACGCTGCAGATTTACAGACAGAGATGGAGAACAGTATTTCAGTCATGGACAAAGAAGCTGAAATGCTCAAGCAGGCACTGGAGGAAAAGGATAAACATCTGGGCGCCATGAAGGAAGAGAACAGCCATTTGAAAGAGGAGATTGATCGCATCAGGGATCAGCAGAGCAGACCTCAACCTATGGCTGAGCCCAAGACTTTGGACATCATCACAGAGCTGGAGACGGAGATCACCCAGCTCAAATCGTCCAGGAACTGCTTGGATGAGGAGGTTCAGACTCTGAGGAGAACCATTGAGGAGCAGCAAGCTTCGCTCCTTTTGTCTCAGCAGTCGCTGCAGGCTCAGCAGAATGAGCTCGAACAGGCCCACGGTCGCCATCAGCAGACCACACTCAACTATGACAGACTCCTCCACACCAGAGATGAAGAGATATCCCACCTCCAGCAAACGCTCGATCGGTTCAGTGAGAGTCGGAGCCGTGCCAACTCTCCACCTGTGCAGGGAGAGGTCATCCTGCAGGAGGACAAGACGGAGTCTTTGAATCAGGAGAACGGCAACGAGAAGCATGACCTGTCCAAGGTGGAAATAGAGAGACTGGTGAAGGGCATCAAGGAGAAAGAGACCGAGATCAGCCAGCTAAATGAGAAGAACCTCTCATTGACCAGACAGTTGGATCAGCTGGTGGTTTCTCGGGATGAAATCGACAAACTCTCCCAGATTGTCATGCAGAAAGATCTTGAAATTCAGACACTTCATGCCAGAATGTCCATGGGTGGAGGACACAGCCAGGATGTCTTGTAtttacagcagcagctgcagacgTACGCGGTGGAGAGAGAGCAAATGCTAGCCGTGCTCAAcgagaagacaagagagaacAGCCAGCTCCGGTCTGACTATCATCGTCTCATGGACATCATGGCGGGGAAAGAGGCTGCCCTGGTGAAGCTTCAGCAGGAGAATCAGCGCCTTTCCAATATGAGCGATCCCTCAGGAAGCCAAGAGATGTTTAAGGAGACCATCCAGAACCTGTCTCGAATCATCAGGGAGAAGGACATAGAGATTGATGCATTGACTCAAAAGTGCCAAACCCTGGTGACTGTCCTGCAGTTTTCAGGAGGAGAATCTGGTGCTGGCTCAGGAGGCGTCAGCAGCAACCAGTTTGAGGAGCTGCTGCAGGAGAGGGACACACTGAAGCAGCAGGTGAAGAAGATGGAGGAGTGGAAGCAGCAGGTGATCACGACGGTGAAGAACATGCAGCACGAGTCTGCTCAGCTGCAGGAGGAACTAATTAAGCTACAGAGTCAGGTCTCCGCCGACAGCGACTGTAGCTCCAAGCTGTCAGTAGATTACACTCGATTGATCCAGAGTTATGAGCAGAAAGAGAAGAGATTGGGAAGTCTGAGCCTCGAACTCGCGCATGTTCAGCAGACTATCACACAGCTCAGCACCACCAAGGACGTCCTGCTGGGTAAACTGGACAGCGTAGCGCAGGCTCCAGAAGTTGTAGCCGCTCAAACTCATGGCCCGCCTCTCACAGCCGATGCCCCAAGCCACCACGGTGCCTCAGTTGTAAGTAATGACAAACTGCAGGGAGAGCTCGAACGACTGAGAGCGCAGTTGGCCGAGAAAGAAAACATCATCAGGACTCTTCAAGAAAACAACCACCGGCTCTCCAACTCAGCATCCGCCTCAGAGAGCGAGCAGAAAAGCCATGCCGAGGAGGCTCAGCAGGTCAGAGAGAGGCTGGAGTCTTTACAAAGGTCTATGAGGGAGAAAGACTTGCTCATCAAAACCAAAGGAGACCAATTAATTCAAGTGAGCGAGACACTGCGTAACCGCGAGAATGACAACGAGGTGTTGAAGCAGGCTGTGACCAATCTGAAAGAACGCGCTCTTATTCTGGAACTAGACGTGAAGAAGCTGAAGGAAGAGAACGAGCTGGTCGCTGGTCGCTCTCGAGAAAAAGAGTCGGAGTTTAGAGCGCTGCAGGAGACTAACATGCAGGTTTCCCTCCTGCTCAGAGAGAAGGAGTTCGAACTGAGTGCAATGAGCGAAAAGTCCGCCACGGTGGAGAGGATGCTCAAAGACAAAGAGCAG GGGAAATCTGGTGAGCTGAATCAGCTCCTGAATGAACTGAAGGCCATGCAGGAGAAAGCGGTCATGTTCCACCTGGAGAGGGATCAGATGATGATGGCactcaaacagaaacaaatggaGACCACCGCAGTACAGAATGAG CTGCAGCATATGAGGGATAAAGAACAGCGTCTGAACCTGGAGCTGGAAAGGTTGCGGAATCACCTTTTGGAAATTGAAGATTCATATACAAGAGAAGCCATCGCCGCTGGGGACCGGGAGGCTGAACTGCGCAGGCGGGTGGCGCTGTTGGACGAGAAGGTGGCCACATCCTCCAATGCTGTGGAGAATGCCAG CCAACAGGCCAGCATGCAGGTGGAGTCTCTGCAGGAGCAGTTGAGCCGGGTGGTGAAACAGCGGGACGATGCACTCGCCCAACTCAGAATCTCTCAGGAGCAGGTTAACCAATATGCAGTATCGCTCTCCAACCTGCAGATGGTGCTAGAGCAATTCCAACAAG AGGAGAAAGCCATGTACTCGGCAGAGCTTGAAAAGTACAAGAGGGAGAAAGAGGAGTGGAGAAGGAAAGCCCTTACGTTGGAAGACCAAGCATCTGCTCTACAG ATAAACTTGGACGAAGCCAACACTGCTCTAGATTCAGCATCTCGTCTCACCGATCAGATCGATCTGAACGAGGAGCAAATTGAAGAGCTGAAAAATCAAG TGGACGTGAGGCAGGAGATGTTGGAGGAGGCGCAGAGGAAACTGATGCACCTTCTAAACAGCACGGAGGGAAAGATAGACAA AGTTCTGATGCGTAACCTGTTCTTGGGGTACTTCCACACACCTAAAGCCAAGCGGGCCGATGTGCTGAGGCTCATGGGAAGTGTGTTGGGACTGAGCCGAGAGGATGTCGATAAG